The Fictibacillus arsenicus genome contains a region encoding:
- a CDS encoding DUF485 domain-containing protein translates to MLPKKQKNYEEPRYSEIVRSTYFKQLMEEKKRFILPMTLFFLLFYFSLPVLTAYSDVLNNKVIGDISWAWIFAFAQFIMTWALCMIYTKKAKRFDELAEKVVSEMDKEVSS, encoded by the coding sequence GTGTTACCTAAAAAACAGAAAAACTATGAAGAACCAAGGTATAGCGAAATTGTTCGTTCCACTTACTTTAAGCAGCTGATGGAAGAAAAAAAGCGTTTTATTTTACCGATGACTTTATTTTTTTTACTGTTTTATTTTAGTCTTCCGGTCTTAACAGCTTATTCAGATGTATTAAATAACAAGGTAATCGGCGATATTTCTTGGGCATGGATATTTGCTTTTGCACAATTTATTATGACATGGGCACTTTGCATGATCTATACAAAAAAAGCAAAACGATTTGATGAACTTGCAGAAAAAGTTGTATCTGAAATGGACAAGGAGGTCTCTTCATGA
- a CDS encoding MgtC/SapB family protein, producing the protein MSVVLVKLGISAFFGLIIGIERELKNKPVGLKTSLVISISSCLLTIVSIESAEQYSTVSGQTVMDPMRLAAQIVSGIGFLGAGVILRRSNDVISGLTTAAMIWGASGLGIAAGAGFYKEAAAGALLILISVELIPLIMKWIGPKALRQIDVKLKLIVEPETNMSDVMKQINELNVRIVNVRIKDLENDNRKMEMAASIYEKRYTTDLYDDVKKIKGIRSVEIETLD; encoded by the coding sequence ATGAGTGTTGTCTTAGTTAAACTAGGGATATCCGCTTTTTTTGGATTAATAATTGGTATTGAACGCGAATTAAAAAACAAACCAGTGGGGCTTAAAACAAGTCTTGTCATCTCGATCAGCAGTTGTTTGCTCACAATTGTAAGCATTGAATCAGCTGAACAATACTCTACCGTATCAGGACAAACCGTTATGGACCCCATGCGTCTAGCCGCTCAAATCGTAAGTGGGATAGGTTTTCTTGGAGCAGGAGTAATATTAAGAAGAAGCAATGATGTCATTTCAGGGCTTACAACAGCTGCAATGATTTGGGGAGCTTCTGGTTTAGGAATTGCAGCTGGGGCAGGTTTTTACAAAGAAGCTGCAGCTGGAGCTTTGTTAATTTTAATCAGCGTAGAATTGATACCTTTGATTATGAAATGGATAGGACCAAAGGCATTAAGGCAGATTGATGTAAAGTTAAAATTAATCGTAGAACCCGAAACAAACATGAGTGATGTAATGAAACAAATTAATGAGCTTAACGTTCGTATTGTAAACGTTAGAATTAAAGATCTCGAGAATGATAATCGGAAAATGGAGATGGCTGCTTCCATTTATGAAAAAAGGTATACCACTGATCTGTATGATGATGTAAAAAAAATTAAAGGAATACGAAGCGTTGAAATTGAGACACTTGATTAA
- a CDS encoding cysteine hydrolase family protein: protein MKALVVIDYTNDFVADEGKLTCGKPGQAIEERIAAITDEFIKNEDYVVFAVDVHDENDPYHPESKLFPPHNIRNTEGRELFGKLKEVYVENMARPEKNILWIDKTRYSAFAGTDLEIKLKERNIQEVHLTGVCTDICVLHTAVDAYNKGFNIVIHEDAVQSFSQPGHEWALSHFKNTLGAEVVTKNSSLV from the coding sequence ATGAAAGCTTTAGTAGTTATTGATTACACAAATGATTTTGTCGCTGATGAAGGGAAGCTGACTTGCGGGAAACCAGGTCAGGCAATAGAAGAGAGAATTGCAGCTATTACTGACGAATTTATTAAAAATGAGGATTATGTTGTTTTTGCTGTGGATGTTCATGACGAAAATGATCCCTATCATCCAGAGAGCAAACTGTTTCCTCCACACAATATCAGGAATACAGAAGGCAGAGAATTGTTCGGGAAACTTAAAGAAGTATACGTTGAGAACATGGCTAGGCCAGAAAAGAATATTTTATGGATCGATAAAACACGTTATAGTGCTTTTGCGGGTACAGACCTGGAGATTAAATTAAAGGAGAGAAATATTCAAGAAGTACATCTGACAGGAGTATGTACTGACATTTGTGTATTACATACTGCTGTAGATGCTTACAATAAAGGCTTTAATATTGTCATACACGAGGATGCTGTGCAAAGTTTTAGCCAGCCAGGTCACGAATGGGCGCTTTCCCATTTTAAAAATACACTTGGTGCAGAAGTTGTCACCAAGAACAGCAGTCTCGTTTAA